A section of the Amycolatopsis sp. AA4 genome encodes:
- a CDS encoding SDR family oxidoreductase has product MPVSFDLTDRVVLVTGGARGVGDGIVATFLEAGAEVEICGRTEPAKLREANGRKPRFTQVDVREPEQVGRWLEGIGERHGRLDVVVNNAGGAPFAQFAEASPKFHRKINELNFLAAAYVLHAAHPLLRETPGASAVNVTSISARRPSPGTAVYGAAKAALESLTTSLAVEWAPRVRVNAVSCGLVETPGSEDHYGDPAQRDAVARTIPRGQFASPAEVGQACLLLASPLASHVSGAVLNVDGGGEWPAFLQHTPNA; this is encoded by the coding sequence ATGCCTGTCAGCTTCGACCTGACCGATCGCGTCGTCCTCGTCACCGGCGGAGCGCGCGGGGTCGGGGACGGCATCGTGGCGACGTTCCTCGAAGCCGGCGCCGAGGTCGAGATCTGCGGGCGGACGGAACCCGCGAAGCTGCGCGAGGCGAACGGACGCAAGCCGCGGTTCACGCAGGTCGACGTGCGGGAGCCGGAGCAGGTCGGAAGGTGGCTGGAGGGGATCGGCGAGCGGCACGGGCGGCTCGACGTCGTGGTCAACAACGCCGGAGGCGCGCCGTTCGCGCAGTTCGCCGAGGCCTCGCCGAAGTTTCACCGCAAGATCAACGAGCTGAACTTCCTCGCCGCGGCGTACGTGCTCCACGCGGCGCATCCGCTCCTGCGCGAGACGCCCGGAGCGTCGGCGGTGAACGTCACGTCGATCTCGGCGCGGCGGCCCAGCCCGGGCACCGCGGTGTACGGAGCGGCGAAGGCGGCGCTGGAGAGCCTCACGACCAGTTTGGCGGTCGAGTGGGCGCCGCGGGTGCGGGTCAACGCGGTCAGTTGCGGCTTGGTCGAGACGCCGGGTTCCGAGGACCACTACGGCGATCCCGCGCAGCGCGACGCGGTCGCCCGGACGATCCCGCGTGGACAGTTCGCGTCGCCGGCCGAGGTCGGTCAAGCTTGTCTGCTGCTCGCGTCGCCGCTCGCGAGCCATGTCAGCGGAGCAGTGCTCAATGTGGACGGTGGCGGCGAATGGCCCGCCTTCCTCCAGCACACCCCGAACGCCTGA
- a CDS encoding FAD-binding protein has protein sequence MAFDDQFDVVAVGSGAGALTGAYLAARAGLRTAVVEGADRLGGTSAYSGAACWLPGTQVQQRFGVADSTAAAREYLRALLGEDRTGRQEAFLAKAPELVAALESDPVLEFEWRAFPDYFDRPGRVPGGRSFVPLDLPLAELGERAGLVRPPVDRDRAGRGHRDAPLDGGRALIGRLLLAFDATGNGAVFTGTPVDELVAEGGRVVGVGVGSRRIGAAYGVLVGAGGFERNADLRKRSGVPGSAAWSMAPAETNRGQVLEAAVQLGAAVDLMDEGWWCPGIAMPDGGASFTLGFRGGIVVDRDGRRYANESLPYDQMGREMSADPARRIPSHLVFDSREGGRLPAIALPGGRPDDHLAAGTWVEAETLAELAKLIGAPELPETVARFNSFAEAGHDADFGRGEDEYARHFANPVLVPVDQPPFRAARLVLSDLGTKGGLVTDPDARVLREDGSVVEGLYAVGNSAASMTGQYYPGPGIPLGTAMAFAARAVDDLVARAGK, from the coding sequence ATGGCTTTCGACGACCAGTTCGACGTGGTGGCAGTCGGCTCCGGCGCGGGCGCGTTGACCGGCGCGTACCTCGCGGCCCGGGCCGGGTTGCGCACCGCGGTGGTCGAGGGCGCGGACCGGCTGGGCGGGACTTCAGCGTATTCCGGCGCGGCCTGCTGGCTGCCCGGCACGCAGGTCCAGCAGCGCTTCGGGGTCGCGGACTCCACCGCCGCCGCGCGCGAGTACCTGCGCGCGTTGCTCGGCGAGGACCGGACCGGGCGGCAAGAGGCGTTTCTGGCGAAGGCACCGGAATTGGTCGCGGCGCTGGAGTCGGACCCGGTGCTCGAATTCGAGTGGCGGGCGTTCCCGGACTACTTCGACCGGCCGGGCCGGGTCCCCGGCGGGCGCTCGTTCGTGCCGCTCGACCTGCCGCTTGCCGAACTGGGCGAACGGGCCGGGCTGGTGCGTCCGCCGGTCGACCGCGACCGCGCCGGCCGCGGGCACCGGGACGCCCCGCTGGACGGCGGCCGCGCGCTCATCGGGCGGCTGCTGCTGGCCTTCGACGCGACCGGCAACGGCGCCGTCTTCACCGGGACGCCGGTCGACGAGTTGGTCGCCGAGGGCGGCCGGGTCGTGGGCGTCGGCGTCGGTTCGCGGCGGATCGGGGCGGCCTACGGCGTGCTCGTCGGCGCGGGCGGTTTCGAACGGAACGCGGACCTGCGGAAACGCTCCGGGGTACCCGGCTCGGCGGCGTGGTCGATGGCACCCGCGGAAACGAACCGCGGCCAGGTTCTGGAAGCGGCGGTGCAACTCGGCGCCGCCGTCGACCTGATGGACGAGGGCTGGTGGTGCCCGGGCATCGCGATGCCGGACGGCGGCGCGTCGTTCACGCTCGGCTTCCGCGGCGGAATCGTCGTCGACCGCGACGGGCGGCGGTATGCGAACGAATCGCTGCCATACGACCAAATGGGCCGTGAGATGTCAGCGGACCCGGCGCGGCGTATCCCGTCCCACCTCGTGTTCGACAGCCGCGAGGGCGGCCGCCTGCCCGCGATCGCATTGCCAGGCGGACGGCCGGACGACCATCTGGCGGCCGGCACCTGGGTGGAAGCGGAGACGCTCGCGGAGTTGGCGAAGTTGATCGGCGCGCCGGAATTGCCGGAGACCGTCGCCCGGTTCAATTCTTTCGCCGAAGCCGGGCACGACGCGGATTTCGGGCGCGGCGAGGACGAATACGCGCGGCATTTCGCGAATCCGGTGCTGGTTCCGGTGGATCAGCCGCCGTTCCGCGCCGCCCGGTTGGTGCTGTCGGACCTCGGTACGAAGGGCGGGTTGGTGACCGACCCGGACGCGCGAGTGCTCCGCGAGGACGGTTCGGTGGTGGAAGGTCTTTACGCAGTAGGCAATTCGGCGGCGTCCATGACCGGCCAGTACTACCCGGGGCCGGGGATTCCGCTGGGCACGGCGATGGCTTTCGCGGCCCGGGCGGTCGACGATTTGGTGGCGCGGGCCGGAAAATGA
- a CDS encoding acetyl-CoA C-acetyltransferase encodes MPEAVIVSAARSPIGRAYKGSLKDLRPDDLAAQIVEAALAAVPQVDRIDDLMLGCAQPAGEQAYNLGRMVALRLGLDAVPGTTVHRYCASSLQTTRMAMHAIRAGEGDVFVSAGVECVSRFSQGKADGMPDTKNPLYADAMAVTEKRAAGGLQWTDPRKDGALPDVYIAMGETAENVADHCGVSRQDQDAFAVRSQNLAEAAGEFWRKDITPVTLPDGSVVSADDGPRAGVTLEKISQLKPVFRPDGTVTAANCCPLNDGAAALVVMSDVRARELGIQPLARIVATGVSALSPEIMGLGPVEASRQALARAGLSVADVDLVEMNEAFAAQVLPCVDQLGLDLDRVNVHGGAIALGHPFGSTGARMATTLLHGLQAKDATFGLETMCAAGGQGMAMVLERLA; translated from the coding sequence GTGCCCGAAGCCGTGATCGTCTCCGCCGCCCGCTCGCCGATCGGGCGGGCGTACAAGGGCTCGCTCAAAGACCTGCGGCCGGACGACCTCGCCGCGCAGATCGTCGAAGCCGCGCTGGCCGCGGTCCCGCAGGTCGACCGGATCGACGACCTGATGCTCGGCTGCGCGCAACCGGCCGGCGAACAGGCGTACAACCTCGGCCGGATGGTCGCGCTGCGGCTCGGCCTCGACGCGGTGCCCGGCACGACTGTGCACCGCTACTGTGCGTCCTCCCTGCAGACCACGAGGATGGCGATGCACGCGATCCGCGCCGGCGAGGGCGACGTGTTCGTTTCGGCGGGTGTCGAGTGTGTTTCGCGGTTCTCCCAAGGGAAAGCCGACGGCATGCCGGACACGAAGAACCCGCTGTATGCCGACGCGATGGCGGTCACGGAAAAGCGGGCGGCGGGCGGTCTGCAGTGGACAGACCCGCGTAAGGACGGTGCGCTGCCCGACGTGTACATCGCGATGGGCGAGACCGCGGAGAACGTCGCGGACCATTGTGGAGTGTCCAGACAGGACCAGGACGCCTTCGCGGTGCGCAGCCAGAATCTCGCCGAAGCGGCGGGGGAGTTCTGGCGGAAGGACATCACGCCGGTGACCTTGCCGGACGGGAGCGTGGTGTCTGCTGACGACGGTCCGCGCGCCGGGGTGACGCTGGAGAAGATATCTCAACTCAAGCCGGTGTTCCGACCAGACGGGACGGTGACCGCGGCGAACTGCTGCCCGCTCAACGACGGGGCGGCCGCGCTCGTGGTGATGAGCGACGTCCGGGCGCGTGAGCTGGGCATCCAGCCGCTGGCGCGGATCGTCGCCACCGGGGTGTCCGCGCTGAGCCCGGAGATCATGGGGCTCGGGCCGGTCGAGGCGAGCCGGCAGGCGCTGGCGCGGGCCGGACTGTCCGTTGCGGACGTCGACCTGGTGGAGATGAACGAAGCGTTCGCCGCGCAGGTGCTGCCGTGCGTCGACCAGCTGGGCCTCGACCTCGACCGGGTCAACGTGCACGGCGGCGCGATCGCGCTGGGCCACCCGTTCGGCTCGACCGGCGCGCGGATGGCGACGACCCTGCTGCACGGCCTCCAGGCAAAAGACGCGACCTTCGGCCTGGAAACGATGTGCGCGGCGGGCGGACAGGGCATGGCGATGGTGCTGGAGCGGCTCGCCTGA
- a CDS encoding SDR family NAD(P)-dependent oxidoreductase, whose protein sequence is MNTLAGRVALVTGAGQGVGQGIALALGGEGASVAVLGRTRGKLDETCRLLRERGATAEPFECDVADTASVPGVVDEVVSRFGQLDILVNNAYSGAFGPLLKMSDEDFARGFETGPFAAFAFMKAAHPHLKAAGDASIVNLVTSAMVRWDPTTYGAYAAAKQALRSLSRTAAVEWARDGIRVNAIAPHALSPGLKWWTEHNPEEAAEFVATIPMGRIGECEEDIGRAVVALVGSDLRYLTGATVPLDGGQAFFG, encoded by the coding sequence ATGAACACGCTCGCGGGCCGGGTGGCCCTGGTAACCGGTGCCGGACAAGGCGTCGGGCAAGGAATCGCGCTGGCGCTGGGAGGGGAAGGGGCGTCGGTCGCGGTTCTCGGGCGCACGCGCGGGAAGCTGGACGAGACCTGCCGCCTCCTGCGCGAACGAGGCGCTACCGCGGAACCGTTCGAATGCGATGTCGCGGACACTGCGTCGGTTCCCGGCGTCGTCGACGAAGTTGTTTCGCGCTTCGGCCAGCTCGACATTCTGGTCAACAACGCGTACTCCGGTGCCTTCGGGCCGTTGCTGAAAATGAGCGACGAGGATTTCGCGCGCGGTTTTGAAACCGGACCCTTCGCCGCGTTCGCCTTCATGAAAGCCGCCCACCCGCATTTGAAGGCTGCCGGAGACGCTTCGATCGTCAACCTGGTCACATCAGCGATGGTGCGTTGGGATCCCACGACCTACGGTGCTTACGCGGCGGCAAAACAAGCCCTGCGCTCGCTGTCGCGCACCGCCGCCGTCGAGTGGGCGCGCGACGGGATCCGGGTCAACGCGATCGCGCCGCACGCGTTGTCGCCCGGGTTGAAATGGTGGACCGAGCACAATCCCGAAGAGGCCGCCGAATTCGTCGCGACCATTCCGATGGGCCGGATCGGGGAATGCGAGGAGGACATCGGCCGCGCCGTCGTCGCACTGGTCGGCTCCGATCTGCGCTATCTGACCGGAGCCACGGTGCCGCTCGACGGCGGCCAAGCCTTCTTCGGCTGA
- a CDS encoding class I SAM-dependent methyltransferase: MTCAPASQSATFAVVEDYFGKSVAARYDESSAEMFAPEVVDPAVDVLAGLAGAGRALELGIGTGRIALPLASRGVPVSGIDLSSAMAAQLRAKPGGEAVDVTIGDFATTRVAGAFSVAYLVYNTIGNLTSQEAQVACFRNAAAHLEPGGCFVIEVGVPELRKLPPGQTVVPFDLSAKHWGFDLYDVSTQSMSSYHARVADGRGEFRAIPFRYVWPAELDLMAQLAGMRLRSRWEDWTGEPFTHESERQVSIWEKPLS; the protein is encoded by the coding sequence ATGACCTGCGCCCCGGCGAGCCAGTCGGCTACCTTCGCCGTCGTGGAGGACTACTTCGGGAAAAGTGTCGCTGCGAGATATGACGAATCGTCGGCTGAAATGTTCGCGCCGGAGGTGGTGGACCCGGCAGTCGACGTGCTGGCCGGGCTGGCCGGTGCCGGGCGCGCGTTGGAACTGGGCATCGGCACTGGCCGGATCGCGCTGCCGCTGGCCTCGCGGGGCGTGCCGGTGTCCGGAATCGATCTGTCGTCCGCGATGGCCGCGCAACTGCGCGCCAAACCGGGCGGCGAGGCCGTCGACGTGACGATCGGCGACTTCGCGACGACCCGCGTCGCTGGCGCCTTTTCGGTGGCCTATCTGGTGTACAACACCATCGGCAATCTGACATCTCAGGAAGCGCAGGTGGCATGTTTCCGCAACGCCGCGGCCCACCTCGAGCCAGGCGGATGCTTCGTGATCGAGGTCGGAGTACCGGAGCTGCGGAAGCTGCCGCCGGGGCAGACCGTCGTGCCGTTCGATCTCAGCGCGAAGCATTGGGGATTCGATCTGTACGACGTCTCGACGCAGTCGATGAGTTCGTACCATGCCCGGGTCGCCGACGGACGAGGCGAGTTCCGGGCGATTCCGTTCCGGTATGTCTGGCCTGCGGAGCTCGACCTGATGGCGCAACTGGCGGGGATGCGGCTGCGGTCGCGGTGGGAGGACTGGACGGGTGAGCCGTTCACCCACGAAAGCGAGCGGCAAGTCTCGATCTGGGAGAAGCCGCTGAGCTGA
- a CDS encoding PaaI family thioesterase, protein MTTYAENVPLSPIPNGDGIDAAVAAARRVVSALLHAGAGSAAPMADLARGLDRIADQLEEHAPERQERFVGMWAGRPRHDPVTGPENALAPPLRLHGLPDGSVAGTVTLGLPYQGPPGCVHGGISALLLDHALGVANSWGPGPDGMTGTLNVRYHRTTPLFEELTIRARQQSREGRRIRTTGEILADGQLCVSADGIFVAKHVARPGAQDEGGR, encoded by the coding sequence ATGACGACTTACGCCGAGAACGTCCCGTTGTCGCCCATCCCGAATGGCGATGGCATCGACGCTGCCGTCGCTGCCGCGCGCCGAGTGGTCAGCGCGCTCCTGCACGCTGGTGCCGGCAGTGCCGCGCCGATGGCGGACCTTGCCCGCGGCCTCGACCGGATCGCTGACCAGCTCGAAGAACACGCGCCCGAGCGGCAGGAACGTTTCGTCGGAATGTGGGCCGGGCGACCGCGCCATGATCCGGTCACCGGCCCGGAAAACGCACTCGCGCCGCCGCTGCGCCTGCACGGCCTGCCGGACGGTTCGGTGGCCGGAACGGTGACGCTCGGCCTGCCGTACCAGGGACCGCCGGGCTGCGTGCACGGCGGGATTTCCGCTCTGCTGCTTGATCACGCGCTGGGCGTCGCCAACAGCTGGGGGCCGGGGCCGGACGGAATGACCGGCACGCTCAATGTCCGCTACCACCGGACGACCCCGCTGTTCGAGGAGCTGACGATTCGCGCGCGGCAGCAATCCAGGGAGGGACGCCGGATTCGCACGACCGGCGAAATTCTCGCCGACGGTCAGCTCTGCGTTTCCGCGGACGGCATTTTCGTGGCGAAACACGTCGCCCGACCGGGTGCCCAAGACGAAGGAGGCCGATGA
- a CDS encoding SDR family oxidoreductase, whose protein sequence is MPRTVVVTGASSGIGAALSRLLAERGDQVLGVDLKGSDIDADLSTPPGRTAAAEEVGKRTGHVDAVVTCAGTANPGEVMVTVNYFGSTEFIEALQPLLAKSEAPRVVLVGSISGTQPNDPAVVEACLRGDEQAALTAAREAIADNRALQLYPSSKSAIAQWARRTSVSEGWADAGIAVNVVAPGVVRTPMTDGLFADPQMKAVMDKAVPMPLHGYAAAEDVARVLAYFADAATTHITGQVVYVDGGAEATLRPAAHY, encoded by the coding sequence ATGCCGCGCACCGTCGTCGTCACCGGAGCGAGTTCGGGGATCGGGGCGGCGCTCAGCAGGCTCCTCGCCGAGCGCGGCGACCAGGTACTCGGCGTCGACCTCAAGGGCAGCGACATCGACGCGGACCTCTCGACCCCGCCCGGTCGCACCGCTGCCGCCGAGGAAGTCGGGAAGCGCACCGGGCACGTCGACGCGGTGGTCACCTGCGCCGGAACCGCGAACCCCGGCGAAGTCATGGTCACGGTGAACTACTTCGGCAGCACCGAGTTCATCGAAGCGCTGCAGCCGCTGCTGGCGAAATCCGAGGCACCGCGCGTGGTTCTGGTCGGCTCGATCTCCGGTACCCAGCCGAACGACCCCGCGGTGGTCGAAGCCTGTCTGCGCGGCGACGAGCAAGCCGCGTTGACCGCCGCACGCGAGGCGATCGCGGACAATCGCGCGCTCCAGCTGTATCCGTCCTCGAAGTCCGCGATCGCGCAGTGGGCGCGCCGCACGTCGGTTTCGGAAGGCTGGGCGGACGCGGGAATCGCGGTGAACGTGGTCGCGCCCGGCGTGGTCCGGACGCCGATGACCGACGGGCTTTTCGCCGATCCGCAGATGAAAGCCGTGATGGACAAAGCAGTCCCGATGCCGCTGCACGGTTACGCGGCCGCGGAGGACGTCGCGCGAGTTCTGGCGTATTTCGCCGACGCCGCGACCACGCACATCACCGGCCAGGTCGTCTACGTCGACGGCGGCGCCGAGGCGACCCTCCGCCCGGCGGCGCACTACTGA
- a CDS encoding LysR family transcriptional regulator — MADLTLTGLRVVVEVARTGSFSAAAHRLGYTQSAVSRQIAASERATGTALFERHARGIRPTTAGEVLIRHAGRVLDSVSAAGKELAGLRDRLAGRISVGAFPAASAVLLPRAVSRLLRAHPGVDVQLAESATPAQLQSLRRGRLDVAVAVTGDGLPEYDFEGLRRTELRSAIGYGVAVAEAHPFAGRSWVEPDELAEQQWIVGAGSSAEFGTWPGIAGPSIAFAVRAWPTRLGLVAAGLGISLVPGFAADSLPADVRWIPVRDECGGLRRALWAVTGEQPGPAAVAMVRALEQEAGAVSRGF; from the coding sequence ATGGCTGATCTGACGCTCACCGGCTTGCGGGTCGTGGTCGAGGTGGCCCGCACCGGGTCGTTCAGTGCTGCCGCGCACCGGCTCGGCTACACGCAATCGGCGGTGTCGCGGCAGATCGCGGCGAGCGAACGCGCTACGGGAACCGCGTTGTTCGAACGGCATGCCCGCGGAATCCGTCCTACGACAGCGGGAGAGGTGCTGATCCGGCACGCCGGTCGGGTGCTGGACAGCGTGAGCGCGGCCGGAAAGGAACTCGCCGGACTGCGCGACCGCCTGGCCGGGCGGATCTCGGTCGGCGCGTTTCCCGCGGCGTCGGCGGTTTTGCTGCCGCGCGCGGTTTCCCGGCTGCTGCGCGCGCATCCGGGCGTGGACGTGCAGCTGGCCGAGTCCGCGACGCCCGCCCAACTGCAATCGCTGCGCCGCGGCCGCCTCGACGTCGCGGTGGCCGTCACCGGAGACGGCCTGCCGGAATACGACTTCGAGGGCTTGCGCCGCACCGAATTGCGCAGCGCGATCGGATACGGAGTGGCGGTCGCGGAAGCGCATCCGTTCGCCGGCCGCAGCTGGGTCGAACCGGACGAACTGGCCGAACAGCAGTGGATCGTCGGCGCGGGCAGCTCCGCGGAATTCGGGACGTGGCCGGGGATCGCCGGACCGTCGATCGCGTTCGCGGTGCGCGCGTGGCCGACGCGGTTGGGCCTGGTCGCCGCGGGGCTGGGGATTTCGCTGGTCCCCGGATTCGCCGCGGATTCGCTGCCCGCCGACGTCCGGTGGATCCCGGTACGCGACGAATGCGGCGGCCTGCGCCGCGCACTGTGGGCGGTGACGGGGGAACAGCCTGGCCCGGCAGCGGTGGCCATGGTGCGGGCGCTGGAGCAAGAGGCCGGTGCGGTGAGCCGGGGGTTCTAG
- a CDS encoding NADH:flavin oxidoreductase encodes MVTSTTPAPPDPLAPARLGPVRLRNRVVKAATYEGLSHHGRVTRDLVDFHVGYAKGGVGMTTVAYCAVAKEGRTDRHQIYWTDEALPGLRVLTDAVHAEGAAISAQIGHAGPVAAPKGNGLPALAPSRYFPQATLSFAREIDHAGIERVKRAHAEAARRAIECGFDAIEVHLGHNYLISSFLSPKLNRRTDEYGGSLENRARLARDTMRAVRDAVGDRIAVIVKMNMDDGVPGGFWLDEAIPVTQWLEADGTCDALEMTAGSSLLNPMYLFKGDAPVREFAAVLPQPLRLGVRAVGKRFIREYPYRDAFLLEDARQIRAAVKLPMVLLGGITDRASMELAMREGFQYVAMGRALLREPDLVNRIAADSRTPSLCIHCNKCMPTNFTGTRCVLVDRTTPRGADWGRPGGYVG; translated from the coding sequence ATGGTGACTTCCACGACCCCCGCCCCGCCCGATCCGCTGGCTCCCGCTCGGCTCGGGCCGGTGCGGTTGCGCAATCGCGTCGTCAAGGCGGCGACCTACGAGGGGCTCAGCCATCACGGCCGGGTGACCCGGGATCTGGTCGATTTCCACGTCGGCTACGCGAAGGGCGGCGTCGGGATGACGACCGTCGCCTACTGTGCGGTCGCCAAGGAAGGCCGCACCGATCGGCATCAGATCTACTGGACCGACGAAGCGCTGCCCGGGCTGCGCGTGCTCACCGACGCGGTGCACGCCGAGGGCGCGGCGATCTCGGCGCAGATCGGGCACGCCGGGCCGGTCGCGGCTCCGAAGGGCAACGGGCTTCCCGCGCTCGCGCCGAGCCGGTATTTCCCCCAGGCGACGCTCAGTTTCGCCCGGGAAATCGACCACGCCGGCATTGAACGCGTCAAACGCGCCCATGCCGAAGCGGCGCGGCGCGCCATCGAATGCGGGTTCGACGCGATCGAGGTCCACTTAGGACACAACTATCTGATCAGCTCCTTCCTGAGCCCGAAACTCAACCGCCGCACCGACGAATACGGCGGTTCGCTGGAAAACCGCGCCCGGCTCGCGCGGGACACGATGCGCGCGGTCCGCGACGCGGTCGGCGACCGGATCGCGGTGATCGTGAAAATGAACATGGACGACGGCGTCCCGGGCGGTTTCTGGCTCGACGAAGCGATTCCGGTGACGCAGTGGCTCGAAGCCGACGGCACCTGCGACGCGCTCGAGATGACCGCCGGTTCTTCCCTGCTCAACCCGATGTACCTCTTCAAGGGCGACGCACCGGTCCGCGAGTTCGCGGCGGTGCTGCCGCAGCCGCTGAGACTGGGCGTGCGGGCGGTGGGGAAGCGGTTCATCCGCGAATACCCTTACCGGGACGCGTTCCTTCTCGAGGACGCGCGGCAGATCCGCGCCGCGGTGAAGCTGCCGATGGTGCTGCTCGGCGGGATCACCGACCGCGCGTCGATGGAACTGGCGATGCGGGAAGGATTCCAGTACGTCGCGATGGGCCGGGCGCTGCTGCGCGAGCCGGACCTGGTGAACCGGATCGCAGCTGACTCCCGGACGCCCTCGTTGTGCATCCACTGCAACAAATGCATGCCGACGAACTTCACCGGGACGCGGTGCGTGCTGGTGGACCGGACGACGCCCCGGGGCGCGGACTGGGGGCGGCCCGGGGGATACGTGGGGTGA
- a CDS encoding IclR family transcriptional regulator, whose translation MTVVAIETGSLGTDVPQDRALPPSMVERMTLILDAFAAPSTRLTLEQVARTTHLPRSTAHRILDQLVRLQWLSHSSFGYALGARALNLGGTGGNHLELRAVTAAVLHELQLRTGMVAHLAILDGAHVRYLDKVGGRFAAAVPSRVGGRAPAQCTALGKAMLAWLPAEQVEDRVLPTLGRQTSRTICDLVTLHRELGRIRDRNGLAFERGECFSDISCVAAAIRGPEGPEAAISLVGDADTALERVAPLVVAAARQVTQELFPTVRSRTAEPAWN comes from the coding sequence ATGACGGTGGTCGCGATCGAAACGGGCTCCCTCGGCACGGATGTCCCGCAGGACCGCGCGCTGCCGCCGTCGATGGTCGAGCGGATGACGCTGATCCTCGACGCCTTCGCCGCGCCGAGCACCCGGCTCACCCTCGAACAAGTCGCGCGCACGACCCACCTCCCCCGTTCGACCGCGCACCGCATCCTCGACCAGCTCGTGCGGCTGCAGTGGCTGTCGCATTCGTCGTTCGGCTACGCGCTCGGCGCCCGGGCGCTGAACCTCGGCGGCACCGGCGGCAACCACCTCGAACTGCGCGCGGTGACCGCGGCCGTGCTGCACGAACTGCAGTTGCGCACCGGGATGGTCGCGCACCTGGCGATCCTCGACGGCGCGCATGTCCGGTATCTCGACAAGGTCGGCGGCCGGTTCGCCGCGGCCGTCCCGTCGCGCGTCGGCGGCCGCGCGCCCGCGCAGTGCACCGCGCTCGGCAAGGCGATGCTCGCGTGGCTGCCCGCCGAACAGGTCGAGGACCGCGTCCTGCCGACCCTCGGCCGCCAGACCAGCCGGACGATCTGCGACCTGGTGACGCTGCACCGCGAACTCGGCCGGATCCGCGACCGCAACGGCCTCGCCTTCGAACGCGGCGAATGCTTCTCTGATATCTCCTGCGTCGCCGCTGCCATCCGAGGACCGGAAGGACCCGAAGCGGCGATCTCCCTCGTCGGCGACGCGGACACGGCGCTGGAACGCGTCGCCCCGCTCGTCGTGGCCGCCGCCCGGCAGGTCACCCAGGAGCTGTTCCCGACGGTCCGGTCGCGCACCGCCGAACCCGCCTGGAACTGA
- a CDS encoding TetR/AcrR family transcriptional regulator, with amino-acid sequence MPRVAENRAPATPSSPAQQERYRRILRAAAEHGAEHGLDRIQMLDVARDAGVAIATLYRYFPSKTILFTALLRSQVEQLDRNSVPVKPGQDPAEAVARVLVDAARHLLERPRLAQAMLQSNNATVAGESPNMAAAVEFAELILRVAGVSEASEHDRRLVRLIEQTWYGVLTSQLNGHITAEEAEADTVLACRLLLAELGRPAP; translated from the coding sequence GTGCCGAGAGTCGCCGAAAACCGGGCGCCGGCCACGCCGAGCTCGCCCGCGCAGCAGGAGCGCTACCGGCGCATCCTGCGGGCGGCCGCGGAACACGGCGCCGAGCACGGCCTCGACCGGATCCAGATGCTCGACGTCGCCCGCGACGCCGGTGTCGCGATCGCCACGCTCTACCGCTACTTCCCGTCGAAGACGATCCTGTTCACCGCGCTGCTGCGCAGCCAGGTCGAGCAGCTGGACCGCAACAGCGTCCCGGTCAAACCCGGCCAGGACCCGGCCGAGGCGGTCGCGCGCGTGCTGGTCGACGCGGCCCGTCACCTGCTGGAACGGCCGCGGCTCGCGCAGGCGATGCTGCAGTCGAACAACGCGACGGTCGCGGGGGAGTCGCCGAACATGGCCGCGGCGGTCGAGTTCGCGGAGCTGATCCTGCGCGTCGCCGGGGTGTCCGAGGCCAGCGAGCACGACCGCCGCCTGGTCCGGCTGATCGAGCAGACCTGGTACGGCGTGCTGACCTCGCAGCTGAACGGGCACATCACCGCGGAGGAGGCGGAGGCGGACACGGTGCTGGCGTGCCGGTTGCTGCTGGCCGAACTGGGGCGCCCCGCCCCGTGA